A single Gemmatimonas sp. UBA7669 DNA region contains:
- a CDS encoding menaquinone biosynthesis decarboxylase — MALDTLSEFIDAIDGIGELHRISQPVKVHLELTEIADRVSKMPGGGKALLFEKPVLRDGTVSEYPVAINLFGSMRRMALALGVERLDDIGDRITQLMDLKVPDGFLGKLSLLPRLLEVSKFPPRVKSGTPSCQDIVWRGDDIDLDKLPVLHCWPEDGGPYVTMTAVVSKDPVRGIRNVGMYRVQQLGKRHVAMHWQRHKTGAEHMRQMAERGEKMPVCIVVGSDPASMFSASAPLPPNIDEFLFAGFLRRDPVRLTKAVSNDLEVPADAEIVIEGYIDPAEELVVEGPFGDHTGFYSEADMYPRVHVTAVTMRRNAVYATTIVGRPPMEDFYLGHATERIFLPLLKLTTPEVVDYHMPAEGGFHNLVFVSIDKKYPGHADKVMHALWGQGLMSLAKVLVVVDKDINVRNPVEAWWVALNNMDPQRDVRFTMGPVDVLDHASRAFTYGSKMGIDATRKWPEEGFTRSWPRVISMDPATKSRVDAMWSSLGLPPVPQP, encoded by the coding sequence ATGGCTCTCGACACGCTGTCTGAATTCATCGACGCCATTGATGGCATCGGCGAACTGCATCGCATTTCGCAGCCGGTGAAGGTGCATCTCGAACTCACCGAAATCGCTGATCGCGTCTCCAAGATGCCCGGCGGTGGCAAGGCGCTGCTCTTCGAGAAGCCCGTGCTGCGTGATGGCACCGTGTCCGAATACCCGGTGGCCATCAATCTCTTCGGGTCCATGCGCCGCATGGCGTTGGCACTCGGTGTGGAACGCCTCGACGATATTGGCGATCGCATCACGCAGCTCATGGACCTCAAGGTGCCCGACGGGTTCCTGGGCAAGCTGTCGCTGCTGCCGCGCCTGCTCGAGGTGAGCAAGTTCCCGCCGCGCGTGAAGAGTGGCACGCCCTCCTGCCAGGACATCGTGTGGCGCGGTGACGACATCGATCTCGACAAGCTGCCCGTGCTGCATTGCTGGCCCGAGGACGGGGGACCCTACGTCACCATGACGGCGGTTGTCAGCAAGGACCCCGTGCGCGGCATCCGCAACGTGGGCATGTACCGCGTGCAGCAGCTCGGCAAGCGGCATGTGGCCATGCATTGGCAGCGCCACAAGACCGGCGCCGAACACATGCGGCAGATGGCCGAACGCGGCGAGAAGATGCCGGTGTGCATTGTGGTGGGCAGTGATCCCGCCAGCATGTTCAGCGCCTCGGCGCCGCTGCCGCCCAACATCGACGAGTTCCTGTTCGCCGGCTTTCTGCGCCGTGATCCGGTGCGTCTCACCAAGGCCGTCAGCAACGATCTCGAAGTGCCGGCCGACGCTGAGATTGTCATCGAAGGCTACATCGATCCCGCCGAGGAGCTGGTGGTGGAAGGCCCGTTCGGTGACCACACGGGCTTTTACAGCGAAGCGGACATGTATCCGCGCGTGCACGTCACGGCCGTCACCATGCGGCGCAACGCGGTGTACGCCACCACCATCGTGGGGCGGCCCCCCATGGAAGACTTCTACCTCGGTCACGCCACCGAGCGCATCTTCCTGCCGCTGCTCAAGCTCACGACGCCGGAAGTCGTGGATTATCACATGCCGGCTGAGGGTGGTTTTCACAACCTCGTCTTCGTGAGCATCGACAAGAAGTATCCCGGCCACGCCGACAAGGTCATGCACGCCCTCTGGGGCCAGGGGCTCATGTCCCTGGCCAAGGTCCTGGTGGTGGTCGACAAGGACATCAACGTGCGCAACCCGGTGGAAGCCTGGTGGGTGGCGCTCAACAACATGGACCCGCAGCGCGACGTACGCTTCACCATGGGCCCTGTGGACGTGCTCGATCATGCCAGTCGTGCGTTCACCTACGGCAGCAAGATGGGCATCGATGCCACGCG
- a CDS encoding ubiquinone/menaquinone biosynthesis methyltransferase: MPSTTDVPGPSNPEAVGQELARAAQAAQGEGKRDYVQQMFSDIAPRYDLLNHVLSLNIDKRWRARALEALAWRATPSGRYLDLCAGTLDVGALLVRQPGFTGFVAGADFAVPMLQHGTGKAPRQRLAPVGADALQLPFAPASLDGAIVAFGIRNVADLDAGLREVHRVLKPGARFVILEFSTPPSALVRAGYHFYFHRVLPFVGRLVSGHRSAYTYLPMSVAQFPTEEALAQCMRAAGFGTVTWQRLTFGIAAIHTGVA; the protein is encoded by the coding sequence ATGCCCAGTACCACGGACGTCCCCGGCCCCTCGAATCCCGAGGCGGTCGGCCAGGAGCTCGCGCGGGCCGCACAGGCGGCCCAGGGCGAGGGAAAGCGCGATTACGTGCAGCAGATGTTCTCGGACATCGCCCCGCGCTACGATCTGCTCAATCACGTCCTGTCGCTCAACATCGACAAACGCTGGCGCGCCCGGGCCCTCGAAGCGCTCGCGTGGCGCGCCACACCGAGCGGCCGCTATCTCGATCTTTGCGCCGGCACGCTCGATGTCGGTGCCCTGCTCGTGCGTCAGCCGGGGTTCACAGGCTTTGTGGCCGGCGCGGACTTTGCCGTGCCCATGCTGCAGCACGGTACCGGCAAGGCGCCGCGCCAGCGCCTCGCTCCCGTTGGCGCCGACGCCCTGCAACTGCCCTTTGCGCCGGCGTCACTCGACGGCGCCATCGTGGCTTTTGGTATTCGCAACGTGGCGGACCTCGACGCCGGCCTGCGTGAGGTGCATCGCGTGCTGAAGCCCGGCGCACGGTTTGTCATTCTGGAGTTCTCCACGCCGCCATCCGCACTCGTGCGCGCGGGGTATCACTTCTATTTCCACCGCGTGCTGCCCTTCGTGGGGCGGCTCGTGAGCGGACATCGCTCGGCGTACACCTATCTGCCCATGTCGGTGGCACAATTCCCCACCGAGGAAGCGTTGGCTCAATGCATGCGCGCCGCCGGGTTCGGGACCGTCACCTGGCAGCGCCTCACGTTCGGCATCGCCGCCATTCATACCGGCGTCGCCTGA
- a CDS encoding sigma-70 family RNA polymerase sigma factor: MPTLDELGTLPDADVVRLAQQGREPAFRELVRRYERPVFSLVYRMVRDRETAEDLAQDAFIKVLNHIDKYSPEFKFSSWLFKIANNVAIDHLRRRRLDTISMDGSPHATSASEVEASSIELQADQETALEELEAKELGSAIERAIGSLRPEYRACIMLRHVEGRSYEEIAATLDLPLGTVKTYIHRARHELRKALEPLRQ; encoded by the coding sequence ATGCCGACCCTCGACGAGCTGGGAACCCTTCCTGACGCCGACGTCGTACGCCTCGCCCAACAGGGACGGGAACCGGCGTTTCGGGAACTCGTCCGCCGATATGAGCGGCCGGTGTTTTCGCTCGTCTACCGCATGGTGCGCGACCGCGAGACGGCAGAGGATCTGGCCCAGGACGCGTTCATCAAGGTCCTGAACCACATCGACAAGTACAGCCCCGAGTTCAAGTTCTCGAGCTGGCTCTTCAAGATCGCGAACAACGTCGCCATCGATCACCTGCGGCGGCGGCGGCTCGACACCATCAGCATGGACGGTAGTCCGCACGCGACCTCGGCCTCCGAGGTAGAGGCGTCGTCCATCGAGCTGCAGGCCGACCAGGAGACCGCGCTGGAGGAGTTGGAGGCCAAGGAACTGGGGTCGGCCATCGAGCGGGCCATCGGCTCGCTCAGGCCCGAGTATCGCGCCTGCATCATGCTGCGTCACGTGGAAGGGCGGTCGTACGAGGAAATTGCCGCCACGCTCGACCTGCCCCTGGGGACGGTCAAGACCTACATCCACCGGGCTCGGCATGAGCTGCGCAAGGCGCTCGAGCCACTCCGGCAGTGA
- a CDS encoding type II toxin-antitoxin system VapC family toxin, whose protein sequence is MIVPDVNLLVYVLNADSPHHARALAWWERVLTGHEAIGLPWVTVLGVLRIATNRRIMSAPLSIDEAMTNVEDWLRQPVVSVVEPGPEHARILSDMLRQAGRGANLVTDAHLAALCVERGATLCSADGDFQRFRGLRYENPLLH, encoded by the coding sequence ATGATTGTCCCTGACGTCAACCTTCTCGTGTACGTGTTGAACGCAGACAGTCCGCACCATGCCCGCGCGCTCGCATGGTGGGAGAGGGTACTGACCGGTCACGAGGCCATCGGATTGCCGTGGGTGACCGTCCTTGGCGTGCTCCGGATTGCCACCAACAGACGCATCATGAGTGCGCCACTGTCCATTGATGAAGCCATGACAAATGTCGAGGATTGGCTTCGGCAGCCCGTGGTCTCAGTCGTGGAGCCAGGTCCGGAGCATGCGCGCATCCTTTCGGACATGCTGCGCCAGGCGGGGCGAGGGGCCAATCTCGTGACCGATGCCCATCTCGCGGCACTCTGTGTGGAGCGCGGAGCCACGCTCTGTAGCGCGGATGGTGATTTCCAGAGATTCCGCGGGCTTCGTTACGAGAACCCGTTGCTGCACTGA
- a CDS encoding SAM-dependent chlorinase/fluorinase gives MTRPPITLLTDFGTADGYVAELKGVLATLAPGLPLLDLSHDIPPQDITAARLALARCWRRFPAGTVHLVVVDPGVGTSRAALAVASEGRFLVGPDNGVLSPALFALDAKVVQLVVHDSASATFHGRDVFAPAAARLATGAPLDELGERLLHPVRLRTPAPRRDADGALHGEVLTIDRFGNAITNLMPAPGALPQAVAAGMHALRVVRTYADAEDGEAVALVGSSGWLELAVRNGNAAATLGLRRGDAVKTR, from the coding sequence ATGACACGTCCACCCATCACTCTGCTCACCGATTTCGGCACCGCCGACGGCTACGTGGCCGAATTGAAGGGCGTGCTGGCCACGCTCGCTCCCGGCCTTCCGTTGCTGGACCTCTCACACGACATCCCGCCACAGGACATCACCGCGGCGCGCCTCGCACTCGCGCGCTGCTGGCGCCGGTTTCCCGCGGGCACCGTGCATCTCGTGGTGGTCGACCCGGGCGTCGGCACATCACGCGCGGCTCTCGCCGTGGCCAGTGAAGGTCGCTTTCTCGTGGGCCCTGACAATGGCGTGCTCTCGCCGGCGCTTTTCGCGCTCGACGCGAAGGTGGTGCAACTCGTCGTGCACGACAGTGCCTCGGCAACGTTCCATGGGCGCGATGTGTTTGCGCCTGCTGCCGCGCGTCTGGCCACAGGCGCACCACTCGACGAGCTCGGCGAACGGCTGCTGCATCCCGTGCGTTTGCGCACACCCGCACCACGACGGGATGCCGACGGTGCCCTGCATGGCGAAGTGCTGACCATCGACCGCTTCGGCAACGCCATTACCAATCTCATGCCTGCGCCCGGTGCCCTGCCGCAGGCCGTTGCGGCCGGCATGCACGCGCTGCGCGTGGTGCGCACCTATGCCGACGCGGAGGACGGTGAGGCCGTCGCTCTGGTCGGGTCGAGCGGCTGGTTGGAGTTGGCGGTCCGCAACGGGAACGCCGCGGCCACGCTAGGACTCAGGCGGGGCGACGCGGTCAAGACTCGCTGA
- a CDS encoding P-loop NTPase, with protein sequence MSALMERITGALATVRNPRTGADVMAAEQVRDIATSVDGKVRLTLLLAPEDDATLVRDVRQAIERLDGVADVRVDVRDPAQSEPTPARRAPNPAMSQPMAPAAGGMGRALPVMEAAPQKAPPKVPEPVAYPHLGRVIAVSSGKGGVGKSTVAVNLAIALAKAGKRVGIMDADIYGPNLPLMLGVDAPPAVRDEKIIPLEAYGVKVISLGFLIEKEQPAIWRGPIVMKIITQFLRDVQWGELDYFLVDMPPGTGDAQLSLVQATPVHGAVIVTTPQQVAVGDALRGVKMFERTGVPVIGIVENMSWFENPETGKPIALFGSGGGERLAKECDLPLLGQIPIDPRIQEGGDTGRPIVAAEPEARAAKAIEQVAQRVMERMAARQG encoded by the coding sequence ATGTCAGCTCTCATGGAGCGGATCACCGGCGCCCTCGCCACGGTCCGTAACCCCCGCACCGGCGCCGATGTCATGGCCGCCGAGCAGGTCCGCGATATCGCCACCTCCGTGGACGGCAAAGTCCGTCTCACGCTGCTGCTGGCGCCCGAAGACGACGCCACGCTCGTCCGCGATGTGCGTCAGGCCATCGAACGTCTCGACGGCGTGGCCGACGTGCGCGTCGACGTGCGCGATCCCGCGCAATCCGAACCCACACCGGCGCGCCGCGCGCCCAATCCAGCCATGAGCCAACCGATGGCCCCCGCAGCCGGCGGCATGGGCCGCGCCCTCCCCGTCATGGAGGCCGCGCCGCAGAAGGCCCCGCCCAAGGTCCCCGAGCCCGTCGCCTATCCGCACCTCGGCCGCGTTATTGCCGTGTCGTCAGGAAAGGGTGGCGTGGGCAAGAGTACCGTGGCCGTGAACCTCGCCATTGCGCTGGCCAAGGCCGGCAAGCGTGTCGGCATCATGGACGCCGACATCTATGGCCCCAATCTGCCGCTCATGCTGGGGGTGGACGCGCCGCCCGCCGTGCGCGACGAAAAGATCATCCCGCTCGAGGCCTACGGCGTGAAGGTCATTTCGCTCGGCTTCCTGATTGAAAAGGAGCAGCCGGCCATTTGGCGTGGCCCCATCGTCATGAAGATCATCACGCAGTTCCTGCGCGACGTGCAGTGGGGCGAGCTCGATTACTTCCTCGTGGACATGCCGCCCGGAACCGGCGACGCGCAGCTCTCGCTTGTGCAGGCCACGCCCGTGCATGGCGCGGTCATCGTCACCACGCCGCAGCAGGTGGCCGTGGGTGACGCGCTGCGCGGCGTGAAGATGTTCGAGCGCACCGGCGTGCCCGTCATCGGCATCGTCGAGAACATGTCGTGGTTCGAGAACCCCGAGACCGGCAAGCCCATCGCGCTCTTTGGCAGCGGTGGTGGCGAGCGTCTGGCCAAGGAGTGCGACTTGCCGCTTCTGGGGCAGATTCCCATCGATCCGCGCATTCAGGAAGGCGGCGACACCGGACGGCCCATAGTGGCCGCGGAACCTGAGGCCCGTGCCGCGAAGGCCATCGAGCAGGTGGCGCAGCGCGTCATGGAGCGCATGGCGGCGCGCCAGGGCTGA
- a CDS encoding bifunctional oligoribonuclease/PAP phosphatase NrnA encodes MTGAVADGLLTASEARQAAIREWFAALRPGMTVALSTHINADGDGCGSEAALARLLAQRGIHCRIVNPTPWPGMFDFLLGDDIDEQSARGAAALDDIDALVVLDINDLRRLGHLADRVRALTVPISVIDHHVAGDEPVGTLAVADTRACATGELVYDIAMTLGLDITPAIAQALYAAVLTDTGSFRFSNTSPRAHGIAAMLLAAGVNPEEMYRRIYAQVSVGRMQLLREALASLGSDPELGLSHISVASDVMERFDVTGEELDGIVEHPRSIVGTRLALFFRDLGHGKVKVSFRSTGDVDVQQFARRYGGGGHAKASGAMLTGSLEDVRERVLADARAYLRGELG; translated from the coding sequence ATGACGGGGGCTGTGGCCGACGGGCTGCTGACGGCCTCCGAGGCGCGGCAGGCGGCGATCCGGGAGTGGTTCGCCGCCCTGCGCCCTGGCATGACGGTGGCGCTGTCCACCCATATCAATGCCGATGGCGATGGCTGTGGCTCGGAGGCGGCATTGGCCCGCCTCCTGGCTCAGCGTGGGATTCACTGTCGTATCGTGAATCCCACGCCCTGGCCGGGCATGTTCGACTTCCTGCTTGGCGATGACATCGACGAGCAGAGTGCGCGCGGTGCGGCGGCGCTCGACGACATTGACGCGCTGGTGGTGCTCGATATCAACGACCTGCGCCGCCTGGGCCATCTGGCCGATCGTGTGCGTGCGCTCACCGTGCCCATCTCGGTCATCGATCATCATGTGGCGGGCGATGAACCGGTGGGTACGTTGGCCGTGGCCGACACGCGTGCCTGCGCCACGGGCGAGCTGGTGTACGACATCGCCATGACGCTGGGGCTCGACATCACGCCGGCCATAGCGCAGGCCCTGTATGCGGCGGTGCTCACCGATACCGGGAGTTTCCGCTTCAGCAACACCTCGCCGCGCGCGCACGGGATTGCGGCCATGCTGCTGGCGGCGGGCGTAAACCCCGAGGAGATGTACCGGCGCATTTATGCGCAGGTGAGCGTGGGGCGCATGCAATTGCTGCGGGAGGCCTTGGCCAGTCTCGGTTCCGATCCCGAACTCGGTCTTTCACACATCTCCGTGGCCTCTGACGTCATGGAGCGCTTTGATGTGACCGGCGAAGAACTCGACGGCATCGTCGAGCATCCACGAAGCATTGTGGGCACGCGTTTGGCGCTGTTCTTCCGCGACCTCGGGCACGGCAAGGTGAAGGTGAGCTTCCGCAGCACCGGCGATGTGGATGTGCAGCAGTTCGCGCGGCGCTACGGTGGCGGCGGCCACGCCAAGGCCTCAGGCGCCATGCTCACCGGTTCGCTGGAGGACGTGCGCGAGCGGGTGCTGGCGGACGCGCGGGCGTATTTGCGGGGGGAGTTGGGTTAA
- a CDS encoding amino acid permease: MGIWSKKSIAALRAEADSSEAGLKRTLGALNLTMLGIGAIIGAGIFVLTGTAAANFAGPGVSLSFVLAGLACLFAGLCYAEFASMIPIAGSAYTYSYATMGEGVAWFIGWNLVLEYLFAAATVSVGWSGYFSAMLGSAGLHIPAALASAPLTVVNGHEIVRAFACVDPNGVALIDPATSAAYVVREACTAAGGSVVNGIINLPAVALILALTMLLVRGVQESAMFNNIVVAIKMTIVLLVIGFGFMYVNTDNWSPFIPDMVTNPDGSTKYGISGVLRAAPVVFFSYIGFDAVSTAAQEAKNPQRDLPIGMIASLLICTVLYILMSLVMTGLAPYTALGVAHPVSAALEAVPQLKWLEYLTNIGAVAGLSSVVLVMLMGQPRIFFTMSRDGLLPKIFSRVHPKYQTPAASTWIVGIIAVVIAGFFPLGLLGELVSGGTLAAFATVCIGVWILRVRSPELERPFRTPFVPVVPILGAGATMYMMYQLPALTWTLLGAWTLIGMSTYFLYGMRNSTIGKKEAGKA, encoded by the coding sequence ATGGGAATCTGGTCCAAGAAATCGATCGCGGCGCTGCGCGCCGAAGCCGACAGCTCGGAAGCTGGGCTCAAGCGCACACTCGGCGCGCTCAACCTCACGATGCTCGGCATCGGCGCCATCATCGGCGCCGGCATCTTCGTGCTCACCGGCACGGCGGCTGCCAACTTCGCCGGCCCCGGCGTGTCACTCTCCTTCGTACTGGCCGGCCTGGCCTGTCTGTTCGCGGGTCTGTGCTACGCCGAGTTCGCGTCCATGATCCCCATCGCGGGTTCAGCGTACACGTACAGCTACGCCACCATGGGTGAAGGCGTGGCGTGGTTCATCGGCTGGAACCTCGTGCTCGAGTATCTGTTCGCCGCGGCCACCGTCAGTGTGGGCTGGTCGGGCTACTTCAGCGCCATGCTCGGTTCGGCCGGTTTGCACATCCCGGCGGCGCTGGCGTCTGCGCCGCTCACGGTGGTCAACGGACACGAGATCGTGCGCGCCTTTGCCTGCGTCGATCCCAATGGTGTGGCGCTCATCGACCCGGCCACCTCGGCGGCCTACGTGGTGCGCGAGGCTTGCACGGCGGCGGGCGGCAGCGTGGTGAACGGCATCATCAACCTGCCGGCCGTCGCGCTCATTCTGGCGCTCACGATGCTGCTGGTGCGTGGTGTGCAGGAGTCGGCGATGTTCAACAACATCGTCGTGGCCATCAAGATGACCATCGTGTTGCTGGTCATCGGTTTCGGCTTCATGTACGTGAACACCGACAACTGGTCGCCGTTCATTCCGGACATGGTCACCAACCCGGACGGCAGCACCAAGTACGGCATCTCCGGTGTGCTGCGTGCGGCGCCCGTGGTGTTCTTCTCGTACATCGGCTTTGACGCCGTATCCACCGCCGCGCAGGAAGCCAAGAACCCGCAGCGTGATCTGCCCATCGGCATGATCGCCTCGCTGCTCATCTGCACGGTGCTCTACATCCTGATGTCGCTGGTCATGACCGGTCTCGCGCCGTACACGGCGCTTGGTGTGGCGCATCCGGTGTCGGCCGCCCTCGAGGCGGTGCCGCAGCTCAAGTGGCTCGAGTACCTCACCAACATCGGCGCCGTCGCGGGTCTGTCGTCCGTCGTGCTGGTGATGCTCATGGGTCAGCCGCGCATCTTCTTCACCATGTCGCGTGACGGCCTGCTGCCCAAGATCTTCAGCCGCGTGCACCCCAAGTATCAGACGCCGGCCGCGTCCACCTGGATCGTGGGCATCATTGCCGTGGTCATCGCCGGCTTCTTCCCGCTCGGCCTGCTGGGCGAGCTGGTGTCGGGCGGTACGCTCGCGGCCTTCGCCACGGTGTGCATCGGTGTGTGGATCCTGCGGGTGCGTTCGCCCGAACTCGAGCGTCCGTTCCGCACGCCCTTCGTGCCGGTTGTGCCCATCCTGGGTGCGGGCGCCACGATGTACATGATGTACCAGCTGCCGGCGCTCACCTGGACGCTGCTGGGTGCCTGGACGTTGATCGGCATGTCCACGTACTTCCTGTACGGCATGCGCAACTCCACCATCGGCAAGAAGGAAGCCGGTAAGGCATGA
- the guaB gene encoding IMP dehydrogenase gives MAPSSRPNRIREDVALTFDDVLLAPRHSLTHPREVTISSRFTRGIALNVPLISAAMDTVTESEMAIAMARYGGIGVLHKNMSIDRQAAEVDRVKRSESGMILNPITLSPSASLREAVALMMRFKISGVPIVDTAGKLVGILTNRDLQFERVLDRPLHEVMTSANLVTAPVGTNLDEAERILAKHRIEKLPVVDGEGVLKGLITVKDIHKRRQYPDSNKDQYGRLRVAAAIGAGGDYLDRARALIQAGVDVLIIDTAHGHSEGVLQATARVREAFPEVQLVAGNVATKGGAAALVARGVDAVKVGVGPGSICTTRVVTGVGVPQIAAIMDAVEGAGDVPVIADGGIKYSGDIVKALAAGASSVMMGSMLAGTEESPGESFLLEGRRFKMIRGMGSLSAMQDGSADRYFQDGEMSPKKLVPEGIEGRVPYKGPVGDVLFQMIGGLRSGMGYTGCASIEQLRTEAEFVRITTAGLRESHPHDVTITREAPNYSL, from the coding sequence ATGGCACCCTCTTCTCGCCCCAATCGCATTCGCGAAGACGTCGCACTGACCTTCGACGACGTTCTGCTCGCGCCGCGTCACTCGCTCACGCATCCGCGTGAGGTGACCATCAGTTCGCGCTTCACGCGCGGCATTGCCCTCAACGTGCCGCTCATCTCGGCGGCCATGGACACGGTCACCGAAAGCGAAATGGCCATCGCCATGGCGCGCTATGGTGGCATTGGCGTGCTGCACAAGAACATGTCCATCGATCGGCAGGCGGCCGAGGTGGATCGTGTCAAGCGCAGCGAAAGTGGCATGATCCTCAATCCCATCACGCTCTCGCCCTCCGCGTCATTGCGTGAGGCCGTCGCGCTGATGATGCGCTTCAAGATCTCGGGTGTGCCGATCGTCGATACGGCCGGCAAGCTGGTGGGCATTCTCACCAATCGCGACCTGCAGTTCGAGCGCGTACTCGACCGCCCGCTGCACGAAGTCATGACGAGTGCCAATCTCGTCACGGCGCCGGTGGGCACCAACCTCGACGAAGCCGAGCGCATTCTCGCCAAGCATCGCATCGAGAAGCTTCCGGTGGTCGATGGTGAGGGGGTGCTCAAGGGGCTCATCACCGTCAAGGACATTCACAAGCGCCGCCAGTACCCTGACTCCAACAAGGATCAGTACGGGCGGCTTCGTGTTGCGGCCGCCATCGGTGCCGGCGGTGACTACCTCGATCGCGCACGCGCGCTCATCCAGGCGGGCGTCGACGTGCTCATCATCGACACGGCGCACGGACACAGCGAAGGCGTGCTGCAGGCCACTGCGCGTGTGCGCGAGGCCTTCCCAGAGGTCCAGTTGGTGGCCGGCAACGTGGCAACCAAAGGCGGCGCCGCCGCACTCGTGGCGCGCGGCGTGGATGCCGTAAAGGTGGGCGTCGGACCGGGCTCGATTTGCACGACCCGCGTCGTCACCGGCGTCGGCGTTCCGCAGATTGCCGCCATCATGGATGCTGTGGAAGGGGCAGGGGATGTGCCGGTCATTGCCGACGGCGGCATCAAGTACTCGGGTGACATTGTGAAGGCGCTGGCGGCGGGTGCCTCCAGTGTGATGATGGGCTCCATGCTGGCCGGCACCGAGGAGAGCCCCGGCGAGTCCTTCCTGCTCGAGGGCCGTCGTTTCAAGATGATCCGCGGCATGGGCTCCCTTTCGGCCATGCAGGACGGTTCCGCCGATCGCTATTTCCAGGACGGCGAAATGTCCCCCAAGAAGCTCGTGCCCGAGGGCATTGAGGGGCGCGTGCCCTACAAGGGCCCGGTCGGCGACGTGCTCTTTCAGATGATCGGTGGCCTGCGCAGCGGCATGGGCTACACGGGCTGCGCCTCCATTGAGCAGCTACGCACCGAAGCGGAATTTGTGCGTATCACCACGGCGGGCCTGCGGGAGTCGCACCCGCACGATGTGACGATCACCCGCGAGGCGCCGAACTACTCGCTGTAG
- a CDS encoding YkvA family protein yields MPRRLHRLPDDAEDTPRRRRGPQTGLKRSVLRTIRQLPAYLRLLVGLVGDARVSRLDRFFVVAALVYIVSPIDFLPDLVPFLGEVDDIFLLMLSLQRLVEHAGRRVLLDHWRGHPDDLDDLNIAGVVSAAGFFLPTRLRRRIQRMVVRPRRDRDRDRDDD; encoded by the coding sequence ATGCCACGCCGCCTCCATCGACTGCCTGACGACGCTGAAGACACGCCGCGCCGCCGCCGGGGCCCTCAGACGGGGCTCAAGCGCTCGGTGCTGCGCACCATCCGCCAATTGCCGGCCTATCTCCGCCTGCTGGTTGGCCTCGTGGGGGATGCGCGCGTCTCTCGGCTTGATCGATTCTTCGTGGTCGCGGCGCTCGTCTACATCGTATCGCCCATCGACTTCCTGCCCGACCTCGTGCCGTTCCTGGGCGAAGTGGATGACATTTTCCTGCTCATGCTCTCGCTGCAGCGACTCGTGGAGCATGCCGGGCGCCGCGTCTTGCTCGATCACTGGCGCGGTCATCCCGACGATCTCGATGATCTGAACATTGCCGGTGTCGTCTCGGCCGCCGGGTTTTTCCTGCCCACCAGGCTGCGGCGCCGCATTCAGCGCATGGTGGTCCGCCCGCGCCGGGACCGCGATCGCGACCGCGACGACGACTGA
- a CDS encoding D-Ala-D-Ala carboxypeptidase family metallohydrolase: MVIRRRTALILSGCAAIVAAVAYQPPAVLMADSSAESARSAVARVAVASEARGLSGEVQMRFVRAGERIAFPLESRADLTGYRYQWVEVGTQESADVMRPIDGDTLLAPLQPGFYELAVSRGGVTQRLSETRLAVLVPFELKLGSTLNGYQIGRYPAEWNRNGDLEKPDGFAEVHEHHLDLPLTRHLKVRDFITHDRQTIWPRYVAIDPRVLDKIELVLAELARRRGEDRMDFRVEVHSGFRTPLHNANVEGSARDSRHLYGDAADVAIDADGDGKLTIFDAYRVETAVDWVERLHPELAGGLGVYSSRGYATPYCHIDARGERKRWRG, from the coding sequence ATGGTGATCCGTCGTCGCACCGCCCTCATTCTCAGTGGCTGCGCCGCCATCGTGGCGGCCGTCGCCTATCAGCCACCGGCCGTCCTCATGGCCGACTCGTCGGCCGAAAGTGCACGCAGCGCCGTGGCCCGCGTGGCGGTAGCCAGTGAAGCCCGCGGTTTGAGTGGCGAAGTGCAGATGCGCTTTGTTCGTGCCGGCGAGCGCATCGCATTTCCGCTCGAGTCGCGCGCCGATCTCACGGGCTATCGCTATCAGTGGGTCGAAGTCGGCACGCAGGAATCGGCCGATGTCATGCGGCCCATCGACGGCGACACCCTGCTCGCGCCGCTGCAGCCCGGGTTTTACGAGCTGGCCGTTTCGCGCGGTGGCGTTACGCAGCGGCTCAGCGAGACACGTCTCGCCGTGCTCGTGCCCTTTGAGCTCAAGCTGGGCAGCACCCTCAATGGCTATCAGATCGGTCGCTATCCGGCGGAGTGGAACCGCAACGGCGATCTCGAGAAGCCCGATGGTTTTGCCGAGGTGCATGAGCACCATCTCGATCTGCCGCTCACGCGACATCTCAAGGTGCGCGACTTCATCACGCACGACCGGCAAACCATCTGGCCGCGATACGTCGCCATCGATCCGCGGGTGCTCGACAAGATCGAACTCGTGCTGGCCGAGCTGGCGCGCCGTCGTGGGGAAGACCGCATGGACTTCCGCGTGGAAGTGCACAGCGGGTTCCGCACGCCGCTCCACAATGCCAACGTCGAAGGCTCGGCGCGTGATTCGCGCCACCTGTATGGGGACGCGGCCGATGTGGCTATCGATGCCGACGGTGATGGCAAGCTGACCATCTTTGATGCCTATCGGGTGGAGACGGCAGTCGATTGGGTGGAGCGCTTGCATCCGGAGCTTGCCGGCGGGCTTGGGGTATACAGCAGCCGGGGCTACGCCACGCCATATTGCCATATCGACGCGCGCGGCGAACGGAAACGTTGGCGCGGGTGA